A single Mus caroli chromosome 15, CAROLI_EIJ_v1.1, whole genome shotgun sequence DNA region contains:
- the Ccn4 gene encoding WNT1-inducible-signaling pathway protein 1: MRWLLPWTLAAVAILRVGNILATALSPTPTAMTFTPAPLEETTTRPEFCKWPCECPQSPPRCPLGVSLITDGCECCKICAQQLGDNCTEAAICDPHRGLYCDYSGDRPRYAIGVCAQLVGVGCVLDGVRYTNGESFQPNCRYNCTCIDGTVGCTPLCLSPRPPRLWCRQPRHVRVPGQCCEQWVCDDDARRPRQTALLDTRAFAASGAVEQRYENCIAYTSPWSPCSTTCGLGISTRISNVNARCWPEQESRLCNLRPCDVDIQPHIKAGKKCLAVYQPEEATNFTLAGCVSTRTYRPKYCGVCTDNRCCIPYKSKTISVDFQCPEGPGFSRQVLWINACFCNLSCRNPNDIFADLESYPDFAEIAN, encoded by the exons gccctctctccaacccccacaGCAATGACCTTCACCCCAGCACCACTAGAGGAAACGACTACACGCCCCGAATTCTGCAAGTGGCCATGTGAGTGCCCACAATCCCCACCTCGCTGCCCACTGGGCGTCAGCCtaatcacagatggctgtgaatgCTGTAAGATATGTGCCCAGCAGCTTGGGGACAACTGCACAGAGGCTGCCATCTGTGACCCACACCGGGGCCTCTACTGCGATTACAGTGGGGATCGCCCGAGGTACGCAATAGGAGTGTGTGCAC AGTTGGTCGGTGTGGGCTGTGTCCTGGATGGCGTACGCTACACCAATGGCGAGTCCTTCCAACCCAACTGCAGGTACAACTGTACCTGCATTGATGGCACGGTGGGCTGCACGCCGCTGTGCCTGAGCCCCAGGCCCCCACGCCTCTGGTGCCGCCAGCCCCGGCACGTGAGAGTCCCTGGCCAGTGCTGTGAGCAGTGGGTGTGTGATGATGATGCAAGGAGACCACGCCAGACTGCACTGTTGGACACCAGAGCCTTTG CAGCGTCGGGCGCCGTGGAGCAACGGTATGAGAACTGCATAGCCTACACTAGTCCCTGGAGCCCCTGCTCTACCACCTGTGGCCTAGGTATCTCCACTCGGATCTCTAACGTCAATGCCCGGTGCTGGCCAGAGCAGGAAAGTCGCCTCTGCAACCTGCGGCCATGTGATGTGGACATCCAACCACACATCAAG GCAGGGAAGAAATGCCTGGCTGTGTACCAGCCAGAGGAGGCCACAAACTTCACTCTCGCAGGCTGTGTCAGCACACGCACCTACCGACCCAAGTACTGTGGAGTCTGTACTGACAATAGGTGTTGCATCCCCTACAAGTCCAAGACCATCAGTGTTGATTTCCAGTGTCCAGAGGGGCCAGGTTTCTCCCGGCAGGTCCTATGGATTAATGCTTGCTTCTGCAACCTGAGCTGCAGGAATCCTAACGATATCTTTGCTGATTTGGAATCTTACCCTGACTTCGCAGAGATTGCCAATTAG